ATAATCATATTTCAGTCGATCAAAATCTAGTATTGCAGTTAATCGATTATTATCAAATAAAATATTATCGACCCAAAGGTCACGATGTGCCCACCCAGTAGAAAGTATTTCGAGGTTTTCAATATTTATTTCTTCAGTTGCTTTAAGTTGTGTCTCTATATCATCAAGCAATTCGATCTTCCCAGCTTCCTTCGCCTTTTTCAAAACTGATTTCCAATGTGCTAAACGCTCTTCACGGCTAGGAGGAACAAACTGGGGAGTATCTTTAGAACCAAGTGTCCCGTCGTTTAACAATCGATGCATTTTTCCTGTTGCCCGACCTAGATTGTATACTTGATGTGCATTAGCTTTACCTGGCGAGATTAGTTTGCCCTGGCAATATTCCATGACAATAAAGAGTTCTCCTTCATCTGATTCAAGCAGTATACTTTCATCGTGTGATAAAAGATTAGGACATTCAAGGCCTTGGTTATTTAATTTAACCTGTTGAGAGAATGCAAACTTTAGATCCTCAGGATTATACAGCTTAAATCGTTCTTTATTGTATTGTTTAAGTAAGAATTGCCCTGATTTAGTCGTGACTCTCCATTTCAGGTTTAACCAACCACGTTTTATTGGACTGGATTCAATTACTTCCAATCCGAAAAAATGATGTGAAGCTCTAATTAAGTCTTCCAATATCAATTCCTCTGTCAATATTGACTCCATTTGACCACCCCTAATTACAGTTTAAATGTTTACATTTCTCTTTTTTAATACTGAATATCAAAATAACGTTTGGCTTTAAATTTCTATTTTCTCAGCCATTTCAGCTGCATTGTTTTCAAATTCATCAACATTATCGGGCAATTTAATTACGTTAACCA
This genomic stretch from Brevibacillus brevis harbors:
- a CDS encoding phosphotransferase translates to MESILTEELILEDLIRASHHFFGLEVIESSPIKRGWLNLKWRVTTKSGQFLLKQYNKERFKLYNPEDLKFAFSQQVKLNNQGLECPNLLSHDESILLESDEGELFIVMEYCQGKLISPGKANAHQVYNLGRATGKMHRLLNDGTLGSKDTPQFVPPSREERLAHWKSVLKKAKEAGKIELLDDIETQLKATEEINIENLEILSTGWAHRDLWVDNILFDNNRLTAILDFDRLKYDYPQLDVARAVMSCALDDYFDVSLASAFIEGYSEERTVMDGYLTNSLQLLWYMESPWWINSNMDQHSVPPARFAKEMIWLANNHKNMSTLLGNI